Genomic segment of Cronobacter dublinensis subsp. dublinensis LMG 23823:
TTCACGCTGGTGATGTGCTTTAAAAACACCCTCACCTTCGGCTCCATCATCTGGTGTCGCAAGCGCGAAGACTACAAACCGCTGTGGCGTACCCCGGCCTTCGGCCTGATGACCTTCGCCGCCATCGCATCAAGCCTCATCCTGGTCGCCTCCACCTTCGTGTGGGCGCCCGTTCCGGGCCTTATCTGCGCCCTGATTGTTATCGCCACCGGCCTGCCCGCTTACGCCTTCTGGGAAAAGCGCAACCGCCGTCTGGCTCACATTTCTTAACCCTGTCTGGAGAGTCGTTTCATGCTGAACATCGATAAAAGCACCGTAGATTTCCTGGTTACCGAAAACATGGTTCAGGAGGTGGAAAAAATTCTGGAGAAGGATGTCCCGCGCGTGCATGCCATCGTCGACGAGATGATTAAGCGCGGCATCGACCGCATCTACTTCGTCGCCTGCGGCTCGCCGCTTAACGCGGCGCAGACGGCGAAGCACCTCGCGGACCGCTTCTCCAGCCTGCAGGTTTACGCGATCTCCGGCTGGGAGTTCTGCGACAACACGCCGTACCGCCTGGATTCAAAATGCGCGGTGATTGGCGTCTCCGATTACGGCAAAACGGAAGAGGTCATCAAAGCGCTGGAACTGGGTGCCGCCTGCGGCGCGCTGACCGCAGCCTTCACCAAGCGCCCGGACAGCCCGATTGTGCAGGCCGCCGAACACGTGGTGGCGTATGAAGCGGACTGCATCTGGGAGATTCATCTGCTGCTCTGCTACAGCGTGGTGCTGGAGATGATCACGCGCCTTGCGCCACATGCCGAGACCGGCAAAATCAAAAACGATCTGCGCAAGCTGCCGCAGGCGCTGGGCCATCTGGTGCGCACCTGGGAAGAAAAAGGCCGCCAGCTGGGCGAGCAGGCGTCGCAGTGGCCGATGATCTACACCGTGTCCGCAGGCCCGCTGCGCCCACTCGGCTACAAAGAGGGGATCGTGACGCTGATGGAATTTACGTGGACCCACGGCTCGGTCATTGAGAGCGGCGAGTTCCGCCACGGGCCGCTGGAAATCGTCGAGCCCGGCGTGCCGTTCCTTTTCCTGCTGGGCAATGATGAGAGCCGCCATACCACCGAGCGCGCGATCCGCTTTGTACGTGAGCGTACCGATAATGTCATCGTTATTGACTACGCCGAAATCTCGCAAGGCCTGCACCCGTGGCTCGCGCCGTTCCTGATGTTCGTGCCGATGGAGTGGCTCTGCTACTACCTCTCCATCTACAAAGACCACAACCCGGACGACCGTCGCTATTACGGCGGCATCGTCGAGTATTAATTCCCCCGCCCGGCCTGCGCGCGGGCCGGGCATTGATGCAAGGAGAAGGGTTATGAAAACGGGTATGTTTACCTGCGGGCATCAGCGTTTGCCGCTGGAGCACGCCTTTCGCGACGCGCACGAACTGGGCTATGACGGGCTGGAGCTGTGGGGCGGCAGGCCGCACGCGTTTGCGCCGGATCTCAACGCCGGCGGCATTAAGCATGTGAAAGAACTGGCGCGGGTGTATCAAATGCCAATCATCGGCTATACGCCGGAAACCAACGGCTATCCGTATAACATGATGCTGGGCGATGAGCGGATGCGTCGGGAAAGTCTCGATATGATTAAGCTCGCGATGGAAATGGCGAAAGAGATGGAGGCGGGCTTTACGATGATTTCCGCCGCCCATGCGGGTTACCTCTCGACGCCGGATGCAATCTGGCAGCGCCTTGCCGATAACCTGCGCGAGTTGGCGGATTTCGCAGAAGATATCGGCATGGACCTGCTGTTAGAGCCGCTCACGCCTTATGAATCTAATGTGGTCTGCAACGCTAATGACGTGCTGCGGGCGCTCTCAATGGTGCCTTCGCCGCGCCTCAACAGCATGGTCGATATCTGCGCGCCGTTTGTACAGGGCGAGCCGGTGATGAGTTACTTCGATAAGCTCGGCGATAAGCTGCGTCATCTGCATATCGTGGACAGCGACGGCGCGAGCGACAGCCACTATATCCCCGGCGAAGGCAAAATGCCGCTGCGCGAGCTGATGCGCGACATTATCGACCGCGGTTACAACGGCTATTGCACTATCGAGCTGGTCACCATGTATATGAATGAGCCGCGGCTTTATGCTCGCCAGGCGCTGACGCGCTTTCGCGACCTGATGCCAGAGGAGGCGCTATGAAAAAGCTGGCGACAGTCGGCGATAACTGCGTCGATATCTATCCGCAGCTCGGCAAGGCCTATTCCGGCGGCAACGCCGTCAATGTGGCAGTTTACAGCACCCGCTATGGCATGCAGCCCGCCTGCGTCAGCTGGGTCGGGGATGAC
This window contains:
- the frlB gene encoding fructoselysine 6-phosphate deglycase, translated to MLNIDKSTVDFLVTENMVQEVEKILEKDVPRVHAIVDEMIKRGIDRIYFVACGSPLNAAQTAKHLADRFSSLQVYAISGWEFCDNTPYRLDSKCAVIGVSDYGKTEEVIKALELGAACGALTAAFTKRPDSPIVQAAEHVVAYEADCIWEIHLLLCYSVVLEMITRLAPHAETGKIKNDLRKLPQALGHLVRTWEEKGRQLGEQASQWPMIYTVSAGPLRPLGYKEGIVTLMEFTWTHGSVIESGEFRHGPLEIVEPGVPFLFLLGNDESRHTTERAIRFVRERTDNVIVIDYAEISQGLHPWLAPFLMFVPMEWLCYYLSIYKDHNPDDRRYYGGIVEY
- the frlC gene encoding fructoselysine 3-epimerase; protein product: MKTGMFTCGHQRLPLEHAFRDAHELGYDGLELWGGRPHAFAPDLNAGGIKHVKELARVYQMPIIGYTPETNGYPYNMMLGDERMRRESLDMIKLAMEMAKEMEAGFTMISAAHAGYLSTPDAIWQRLADNLRELADFAEDIGMDLLLEPLTPYESNVVCNANDVLRALSMVPSPRLNSMVDICAPFVQGEPVMSYFDKLGDKLRHLHIVDSDGASDSHYIPGEGKMPLRELMRDIIDRGYNGYCTIELVTMYMNEPRLYARQALTRFRDLMPEEAL